Genomic window (Plasmodium knowlesi strain H genome assembly, chromosome: 9):
cactttgaaaaaattatttggaaattttatttcttacCTCACTATTTCGTCTATACAAACTATTCAGTTGTATTTTCACTCCAGatataaaaagaagttaCTAAAGATGATTATAACtataatgaataaaatttcaGGTACGATTTCGAATGTTTTCGGGGAACCCTTTTTCCAGTCCTACATGTGCATGCATTTGATAAAGTTGGGTGAGTCCTTCATAAGGGAGTTTAACGCCGAAAACACCGTGTACCGGTTTTTTATGGATGTCGGCGAGATTAACTTTATCGACATTATCATTTCCTATGCATATAAGTATTTCCCCAAGGCCGTTCACGACTTCATGGGGAACTAAATCTTCCAGCGGTAACAGAACTAAACCGACCGACCAACTAACCTACAGCGTGGTAACAAGCCAACGTGTATCGTTTGGTATGAATTAAATTTTAACACAGTAGAAGTGCATGCACAGAGTGTGTGCATAcggaaaggtaaaaaagttCGCGGGACCACACAAAATACGTAAACGCACATATCCTTGCATACTGCATGGCTACGTAGACGCGTAGCAGCTGCACACTTATATGTGCGCGCAAAGAGGTCTTTCCCTTGTAACCCTTTTACACATACATAgcgttacaaaaaaaaaaaggaaaaaaaaaaaaaaaaaaaaaaaaaaaaaagagaaggggggggaaacaacatttttttttcacataacATTAATTCGCGTTTTATTCACATGAAGTGACATTTGTTGaggcagtttttttttttcttctttttcttgtatGCCTTGAGAAACTGAAGCTGCCTCTTGTTAATGGCACCCTTCCTTCTGTCCCGTATAAAAACTATAGCGTCAATCGGATCCATGCCGAATTCGATGAGAACAATAGAAGCTAACACGGGGGCTCTACCCAATCCAGCAACACAGTGAACTGCGACTGCGCGGTTGTTctttattacattatttacAATGGTTAACCAGTTACTTACGATGTCAACCGTTGGGGCATCACCATCCGGGAATATTAGCTCGTGGACATTTATCCCCGCACTGGTTATTTCCCCATCATTATAAGTTCGTTCACATGTCCTCACTAGGTCGGTAACattgtaatttttcatttcttttatatacAATGGGAGTAGGTCATTGGTGGGTGCGTCCAAAATcagtatttttattttgccatGTTCAATTTTCGTCGGGTGGTTTAAGACGGGGTTCAGGTAATCCATGTTGTAGTTTATGTTGCCCAGGTAACTCTCCATTTGGAAGTGCTTCACGTATACTGTATGAATCAATTGGTCGCAGTTGCGCACACCTCGACTTCTCGTGCCGATGTTGCGGATGCTCGCCCCGTCACGACTACCGCTACGGTTGCGGCTGCTGGTGCTGATACGATTATTACACGGGGGGTAGGTAGGTAAGTTTAAAATATCGCAATCACCACTGTTTGGCATTTTCCAAAaggttataaaaaaaaaaaaaaaaatgcgggcTTATTCTCCCTTCTGGTTTTTGGTCTATAGTTGGGCCGGAACTGGTAGCTTCTCTCGTGCGTGTTATATGTTgtttatccctttttctttctgtgtATTCTGTTCTTCCctattatgtacatatatataaatatatgtgtaaatgCTCAGGCATAACGCAGGTATACCCGTAGCAC
Coding sequences:
- a CDS encoding protein tyrosine phosphatase, putative, which produces MPNSGDCDILNLPTYPPCNNRISTSSRNRSGSRDGASIRNIGTRSRGVRNCDQLIHTVYVKHFQMESYLGNINYNMDYLNPVLNHPTKIEHGKIKILILDAPTNDLLPLYIKEMKNYNVTDLVRTCERTYNDGEITSAGINVHELIFPDGDAPTVDIVSNWLTIVNNVIKNNRAVAVHCVAGLGRAPVLASIVLIEFGMDPIDAIVFIRDRRKGAINKRQLQFLKAYKKKKKKKNCLNKCHFM